A stretch of DNA from Microlunatus sp. Gsoil 973:
CCGCCGGGCCAGGTTTCACCGACGACGAACGTCAGACGATTTCTGAGATGATGGCGAAGGGCACCTACGGCTGGATCCAGCTGGCGACCAAGCATCTCGATCGCACCTTCGAGGAGCTACAAGCCGGGGGCGCCGAGGTCATCCAGGGGCCGACCGATCAGCCCTATGGCGTTCGGGACTGCTCGTTCCGCGATCCCGCTGGCAACCTCATTCGCATCCAGGAGGTTCCCTGACCTCGCTGACACACGGCTCGTCAAGACCATGATCAACTCTTGTGCCGACAGAAGATCATCCAACGACGCGGTAGAGCGGAGATCGGGTGAGCGGGCCATGTCCACCCGATGATCACAAACCGAACAACGGCCGACACTCTTCGTAGCCGATGATCTCCACGCGCGGCCGGTCGACCCGCGCCAGCCAATCCTCCCGACTCAGCCGCAAGTGGATCATGACGTCGGCGCTCTCGCCGCGACGATGCAGTCGCTGCCCGTTCGGCCGGTAGCCGAGGGCTCTCGAGACGCCCAACGACGCCTGATTGTCCCGCCACGCCGACGTGATCGCGCAGGTCGCCTCGAGCGGTCCGAACGCCAGGGCGAGAACGGCATCTCGCATCTGTTTCCCATATCCCCGACCCCGGGCCCGGGTGGCCAGGTGTGAGGAGGAGTCGACCGTACGAAGCCGGGGGAAGTCATCACCCTCCAAAACCTGCTGGCCGATCAGTTCACCATCGCGCAGCACGAGGAACGGCACCGCCCAGGAATCCGGCCGCCAATTCCCGAACGCCCGCCAATAGCCCTGGAAGATCGCGGCGCCCCGCGCGAGGTGCGGATCGCCGAAGTCGTAGCCGGGCAATCCGGGGTCGAGCTCGACATCGTCGGGGAGGATGTCTGCCAGTTCGACCAGGTCGGCTTCGGTCGCGACACGAAGTTCGAGGTCGGCGGTTCTCAACCGCAATCCGAACAACGGCCAGTATCGATGGCTCACAGGCTGACCGTACGCGATCAAGCCGACTGGTTCCGCGTCGTCACTTGGGCAACAGCATGAGAGCTTCGCTGCCACGGGTCATCAGCATTGATCCGGGGTAACGTAGAGAGCGCCGAGGCTCCTCGTGCGCTGCTGTGTCGGGCATCGCCGTCTTGACAGAACGATCCCACCAGGTCCGTTGGACTCATCCTCGCAGCGCACCGGAATGGACCTCAGTGTCCTTCGTCAAATTCTCCTACAGCCGGCTCGACCAGTTCGAAACCGTCAACCGTCGCGGAGACCACACCCTGGCCCAAGCCATGGCCCACGCCGCACTGTTCCTGAACGAGCCCGCAGAAGACCTCGAAACGATCTTGGCTCGCCTGGCCGACGTCGCACACCAAATGATCGCCGACGTGGACATGGCCAGCATCTCCGTGACGTCCCGTGACGGCATCAGCACCAAGGCCGCAACCGACCAAGCCGCCCGTGATCTTGACCAACTCCAGTACGACTTCCAGGAAGGGCCTTGTCTCGACGCCCTGCTCGACCCGGACAAGGCCGAAGTGGTCGTCGACGACATGAGCTGTGAACGACGTTGGCCCCGCTACGCCCAGGCTGCTGCCGGTCGCGGCTATCGCTCCCAGATGGGGATCAAGATCTACCGCGAGGGCCGTAGTGCCGGCGGGCTCAACCTCTACTCCCTGCGAGCCAACGCCTTCGGCGACGAAACACGAGCGGCCGCCGAGATCTTCGCAGTCCACGCTGCGATCGCGATGGACAAGGTTCGCACTGTCACCAATCTGACCGATGCGCTGGGCAGCCAGCAGACGATCGGTCAGGCCGTTGGCATCGTCATGCGCACCTACACCGTCGACGAGGACGCTGCCTTCAATTACCTCACCCGCGTCTCGCAAACAACGAACACCAAGCTTCGTGACGTGGCCGCCCAGATAGTCGCGGCGTTGACGGTCGAAGCGCGAGTCAACCGCGACGGCGCCCGCAACGGTTCGCGCCCGTGCCGAGTTGCGGTTGCCCCAGCACCGACGGTCGGGGGAGACGGCGCGACGTCATAGGCGGGCACAGGCGACCTGCGAACGCCGCGAAGCTCCAGTCATTGGCCGTCGACCCCACGGCTGCGCCGGCAGGGCGTCGGCACCCGCCTTCTTCTCACTGCGGTGTCGAGGGCACTTTCTGCTGACCCACTGCATGTCCGCGGCCCCGCGTAGCGTACAACGCATGGCCGAGCCCACCCCATTCTCCATCGCCGTGGCCGACGAGGTCCTGGTCGATCTCGCCGACCGCCTGGCGCGGTCGCGGCTTCTCGACGACTCTCCGCGCCGGCCGCCGTCCGGCATGTCCGGGGCGTACCTGCGTGAGCTGGTCGCGACCTGGCAGTCCTGGGACTGGCGTGGAAGGGAGGCGTGGCTGAATCGGCACTCGCAGTACACCGCTGATGTGGGAGACACGACGCTCCACTTCGTCCACGCGCGCTCGGCCCGCACCGATGCGGCTGCGCTCCTCGTGATGCACGGATGGCCGCACACGTTCGCGTTGCAGCTCGACTTCGCCGACCTGCTGCGCGACTTCCACGTCGTGATCCCGAGCCTGCCGGGCTTCGCGTTCTCGACGCCCTACGCCGACGGGCCGATGACCGAGTTTCGAATAGCCGAGACGATGCACCGTCTGATGACCGAGACGCTCGGCTATGACAGCTACCTCACCCACGGCGAAGATGTGTCGGCGAACGTGAGCGACCTGATCGCAGCCATTTATCCGGGGGCCGTGGCAGGCATCCTGGTCACCCACGCACACTTTCCGTCCGCTGCGGAGCGCGCGCGGCTCACAGCCTCGGACGAGATCGCCTTCTTCGAACGTCTCTCGGCGTTCCATCTATCCGACGGCGGATATGGGCATCTCCAGGCGACGCGGCCGGACACTCTTGCCGTTGCGCTCAACGACTCCCCCGCCGGCCTGCTTGCCTGGATCGCCGAGAAGCTTGTGGAGTGGAGCGATACGCCGGCCGGTGCTCCGTCCGCTGTGGAACGTCGCATCTCTCGGGACCGAATTCTCACTGACGCGATGCTCTACTGGGTCACCCGGTCGATCGGTGCGTCGTTCCGGCCCTATTACGAGGGCGCCGACCGGCCGGCGCCGATGCCGCCAGTCGAGGTGCCCGCATCGATCCACATCCAACGGCATGAGGCCGACTACCCCGAGTCGCTCGCTCGAGCCTATTACAGCGATATCCGCACGTTCGAGCGACTGCAGGAGGGCGGGCACTTCACGGTTGCGGAAGTTCCGGCCCTGATGGCAGATCGGGTACGAGCCTTCGCTGGCGAACTCGGGTTGCGCTGATCGACGTTGCCGGTCCTCCTTCCACAGCTCGAATGTATACGGTGTCCACATGACGGTCTGCGGCGGAGGTGCTTGAATATGCTCTCTCATGAATCGGTTGTCGTTACGCCAATCTGTGTCGGCAGCCTGCTGGCGGGCGAGGAGCGGATGCCCGTCTACACCCACCTCATCGATCATCCGGAGGGCAGGCTCCTGGTCGATACCGGGATGACTCGGCTGCATCCTGCGGTTGCCGACATGGAGCCGCGACTAAATCCCCTGCACGAGCAGGACATCGATCTGCAGACGATCACAGCGGTGGTCAACACCCACCTGCATTTTGATCACTGCGGTGGTAACGAGCTCTTTGCGGGAATCCCGGTGTACGTACAGCGGCGGGAGCTCGAGGACGCGCGCACCAAGGACGACTACACGATCCGCGAGTGGGTCGACGCTCCGGGGATGACGTACGTGC
This window harbors:
- a CDS encoding GNAT family N-acetyltransferase, translating into MSHRYWPLFGLRLRTADLELRVATEADLVELADILPDDVELDPGLPGYDFGDPHLARGAAIFQGYWRAFGNWRPDSWAVPFLVLRDGELIGQQVLEGDDFPRLRTVDSSSHLATRARGRGYGKQMRDAVLALAFGPLEATCAITSAWRDNQASLGVSRALGYRPNGQRLHRRGESADVMIHLRLSREDWLARVDRPRVEIIGYEECRPLFGL
- a CDS encoding GAF and ANTAR domain-containing protein produces the protein MSFVKFSYSRLDQFETVNRRGDHTLAQAMAHAALFLNEPAEDLETILARLADVAHQMIADVDMASISVTSRDGISTKAATDQAARDLDQLQYDFQEGPCLDALLDPDKAEVVVDDMSCERRWPRYAQAAAGRGYRSQMGIKIYREGRSAGGLNLYSLRANAFGDETRAAAEIFAVHAAIAMDKVRTVTNLTDALGSQQTIGQAVGIVMRTYTVDEDAAFNYLTRVSQTTNTKLRDVAAQIVAALTVEARVNRDGARNGSRPCRVAVAPAPTVGGDGATS
- a CDS encoding epoxide hydrolase family protein; the protein is MSAAPRSVQRMAEPTPFSIAVADEVLVDLADRLARSRLLDDSPRRPPSGMSGAYLRELVATWQSWDWRGREAWLNRHSQYTADVGDTTLHFVHARSARTDAAALLVMHGWPHTFALQLDFADLLRDFHVVIPSLPGFAFSTPYADGPMTEFRIAETMHRLMTETLGYDSYLTHGEDVSANVSDLIAAIYPGAVAGILVTHAHFPSAAERARLTASDEIAFFERLSAFHLSDGGYGHLQATRPDTLAVALNDSPAGLLAWIAEKLVEWSDTPAGAPSAVERRISRDRILTDAMLYWVTRSIGASFRPYYEGADRPAPMPPVEVPASIHIQRHEADYPESLARAYYSDIRTFERLQEGGHFTVAEVPALMADRVRAFAGELGLR
- a CDS encoding MBL fold metallo-hydrolase, whose amino-acid sequence is MLSHESVVVTPICVGSLLAGEERMPVYTHLIDHPEGRLLVDTGMTRLHPAVADMEPRLNPLHEQDIDLQTITAVVNTHLHFDHCGGNELFAGIPVYVQRRELEDARTKDDYTIREWVDAPGMTYVPVDGQLELLPGVRLLPAPGHTRGSQIIAIETGRRTIVIAGDTAVWFGELDDPSTEGQRLIRALDPRQVWLAHASEPWRPND